A single region of the Bacillus cereus genome encodes:
- a CDS encoding 3-hydroxybutyrate dehydrogenase → MVTNQVVFLTGAASGIGYEMGNAFAKEGAKVVITDRLEERAKEAAKQLQKEGYQAIGLKCDVTSEEEIAAAISQTVTHFGSLDILINNAGMQHVSPIEDFPTEKFELLIKIMQIAPFIAIKHTFPIMKKQKYGRIINVASINGLVGFAGKAAYNSAKHGVIGLTKVAALEGATHGITVNALCPGYVDTPLVRNQLQDLATTRNVPLENVLEDVIYPLVPQKRLLQVQEIADYAMFLASEKAKGITGQAVVIDGGYTAQ, encoded by the coding sequence ATGGTTACAAATCAGGTTGTCTTTTTAACAGGTGCTGCAAGTGGGATTGGTTATGAAATGGGAAACGCTTTTGCAAAAGAAGGTGCAAAAGTTGTCATTACCGATCGTCTTGAAGAGCGGGCGAAAGAAGCAGCTAAACAATTACAAAAAGAAGGCTATCAAGCTATCGGTTTAAAATGTGACGTTACATCCGAAGAAGAGATTGCAGCAGCAATTTCACAAACAGTTACTCACTTCGGTTCATTAGATATATTAATTAACAACGCAGGAATGCAACATGTTTCACCGATTGAAGATTTTCCAACTGAAAAGTTCGAGCTGCTAATCAAAATTATGCAAATCGCTCCTTTCATCGCAATTAAGCATACCTTTCCGATTATGAAAAAACAAAAGTATGGTCGGATTATTAATGTCGCTTCCATTAATGGCCTTGTCGGATTTGCTGGAAAAGCTGCTTATAATAGTGCGAAACATGGTGTAATTGGATTAACAAAAGTGGCTGCTTTAGAGGGAGCAACTCATGGAATTACTGTAAATGCCCTTTGTCCTGGATATGTTGATACCCCTCTTGTACGAAATCAACTACAAGACTTAGCAACTACGCGAAATGTACCACTTGAAAATGTTTTAGAAGATGTTATTTATCCTCTCGTACCACAAAAGCGCTTGTTGCAAGTACAAGAAATTGCGGATTATGCTATGTTTTTGGCGAGTGAAAAAGCGAAAGGTATAACTGGTCAAGCTGTCGTTATCGATGGTGGTTATACTGCTCAATAA
- a CDS encoding YvrJ family protein has translation MEEWIRMVGNVGFPIVVTLYLLHRIESKLEGVIVAIEKLPKQLLK, from the coding sequence ATGGAAGAGTGGATCAGGATGGTAGGTAATGTAGGCTTTCCAATTGTTGTAACACTATATTTACTCCATCGTATTGAAAGTAAATTAGAGGGGGTAATTGTTGCAATTGAGAAACTCCCTAAACAATTACTAAAGTAA
- the mtnA gene encoding S-methyl-5-thioribose-1-phosphate isomerase, producing MSTIVTIPRSVSWKGDAIAVLNQTKLPHSTEYKTLTTIEEVWKSIVMLEVRGAPAIGIVAAFGLALASKKYNTVHIEEFQKKFNRDCNYLGTSRPTAVNLFWAIDRMRESIRETITIKEAQKKLEEEALLIQQEDEAVCRSIGEHALICFKDGDNILTICNAGSIATARYGTALAPFYIGKEKGVSLHAYACETRPVLQGGRLTTWELKQANIDVTLITDNTAAHAIQKKEINAIIVGADRIVANGDTANKIGTMNLAILAKYFDIPFYVAAPLSTFDITKQTGAEIIIEERDETEVTKIFGKQVAPIGTDVYNPAFDVTPNELITGIITEKGIIRGDYKQEIASLFKKTS from the coding sequence ATGAGTACAATTGTTACTATTCCGAGGTCTGTCAGTTGGAAAGGGGATGCTATTGCAGTATTAAATCAAACAAAGTTGCCGCATAGCACAGAATACAAAACATTAACGACGATTGAAGAGGTATGGAAAAGTATTGTCATGCTAGAAGTACGAGGAGCGCCTGCAATTGGAATTGTAGCTGCATTTGGTTTGGCGCTTGCATCCAAAAAATATAACACTGTACATATTGAAGAATTTCAAAAGAAGTTTAATAGAGATTGTAATTATTTAGGTACGTCACGCCCGACAGCAGTCAATTTATTTTGGGCAATCGATCGTATGAGAGAATCGATTCGAGAAACTATTACAATAAAAGAAGCGCAAAAAAAATTAGAAGAAGAAGCGCTTCTCATTCAGCAAGAAGATGAAGCGGTATGCCGGAGTATTGGAGAACATGCATTAATATGTTTTAAAGACGGTGATAACATTTTAACAATTTGTAACGCTGGAAGTATTGCAACTGCTAGATATGGTACTGCATTAGCACCGTTTTATATTGGGAAAGAAAAAGGTGTAAGTTTACATGCATATGCGTGTGAAACGAGACCGGTTTTACAAGGTGGGCGTTTAACAACCTGGGAATTAAAACAGGCAAATATTGATGTAACACTTATTACAGATAATACGGCAGCGCATGCTATTCAAAAGAAAGAAATAAATGCGATTATAGTAGGAGCGGACCGAATTGTAGCAAATGGAGATACAGCAAATAAAATTGGAACAATGAATTTAGCTATATTAGCAAAGTATTTCGATATCCCGTTCTACGTTGCAGCTCCGCTATCGACATTTGATATTACGAAACAAACAGGTGCTGAAATTATTATTGAAGAAAGAGATGAAACAGAAGTTACGAAAATTTTTGGGAAACAAGTGGCACCAATTGGAACTGATGTTTATAACCCTGCATTTGACGTAACACCGAATGAATTAATTACAGGTATTATTACCGAGAAAGGTATTATACGAGGAGATTATAAACAGGAAATTGCATCATTATTTAAAAAAACAAGCTAA
- the mtnK gene encoding S-methyl-5-thioribose kinase codes for MGYYSLTETTAIQYAKEHGYFEKKANVVCHEIGDGNLNYVFKLEDGEKTIILKQALPYAKVVGESWPLSIKRATIESKALQIFAKYVPEYVPKVYSHDEELAVTVIEDLSRLTITRKGLIDGEEYPLLSQHIGRFLAHVLFYTSDFGLQSEEKRILEGTFVNPDLSKITEDLVFTDPFSHYDTNDYEPELQLAVDELWSDKTLKLKVAQYKYKFLTRKEALIHGDLHTGSIFSSPSETKVIDPEFATYGPFGFDIGQFIANLLLNALSREEEQRNVLFFHIEKTWSYFVEAFTRLWIGEGVEAYTKEKQWLPIILQNIFTDAVGFAGCELIRRTIGLAHVADLDEIANKEKRIQAKKQALSLGKELIKYESKNADIQLFRTLFQQTVSGGVKV; via the coding sequence ATGGGATATTATTCATTAACTGAAACGACAGCTATACAATATGCGAAAGAACACGGTTACTTTGAAAAGAAAGCAAATGTAGTTTGTCATGAAATTGGAGATGGAAATTTAAATTACGTGTTCAAATTAGAGGATGGAGAAAAGACGATTATATTAAAGCAAGCACTTCCATATGCAAAAGTAGTTGGTGAGAGCTGGCCATTGTCTATAAAAAGAGCGACGATTGAAAGTAAGGCATTACAAATTTTCGCGAAGTATGTACCGGAATACGTTCCAAAAGTATACAGTCATGATGAGGAGTTGGCAGTGACAGTAATAGAAGATTTATCAAGACTAACGATTACAAGAAAAGGATTAATAGATGGAGAAGAGTATCCTCTTTTATCCCAGCACATTGGTCGCTTTCTAGCACATGTTTTATTTTATACTTCAGATTTCGGTTTACAGTCAGAAGAGAAGAGGATACTAGAGGGTACATTTGTAAACCCAGACCTTAGCAAAATTACAGAAGATTTAGTGTTTACAGATCCGTTTAGTCATTATGATACGAATGATTATGAACCAGAGTTACAACTAGCGGTTGATGAGCTGTGGAGTGATAAAACTTTAAAATTAAAAGTAGCACAGTATAAGTATAAGTTTTTGACGAGAAAAGAGGCTCTCATACACGGAGATTTACATACTGGTAGTATATTTTCATCACCTTCTGAAACGAAAGTAATTGATCCAGAGTTTGCAACGTACGGTCCCTTTGGATTTGACATCGGTCAATTTATTGCAAATTTATTATTAAATGCTTTATCAAGAGAAGAAGAGCAGAGAAATGTACTATTTTTCCATATAGAGAAGACATGGAGTTATTTTGTAGAAGCTTTTACGAGGTTATGGATTGGAGAAGGTGTAGAAGCATATACGAAAGAAAAACAATGGTTACCAATTATTTTGCAAAATATCTTTACTGATGCTGTCGGATTTGCTGGATGTGAACTTATTCGTAGAACAATCGGCTTAGCTCATGTAGCAGATTTAGATGAAATAGCAAATAAAGAAAAAAGAATTCAAGCTAAGAAGCAAGCGTTATCCTTAGGCAAAGAACTAATAAAATATGAATCCAAGAACGCTGATATTCAACTGTTCCGAACACTATTCCAACAGACAGTTTCTGGAGGGGTAAAAGTATGA
- a CDS encoding carbon-nitrogen family hydrolase — translation MKVACIQMDIVFGDVEKNIENAKNKISEAMKERPDVIVLPELWTTGYDLTRLSEIADRDGLETKEKLKEWSKQYGVHIVGGSIAKQTDQGVTNTMYVVTNKGQLVNEYSKVHLFQLMDEHKYLIAGNSTGEFKLDDIECAGTICYDIRFPEWMRVHTAKGAKVLFVVAEWPLVRLAHWRLLLQARAVENQCYVVACNRAGKDPNNEFAGHSLIIDPWGEVVVEANEEESILFGELHFEKIKEVRKGIPVFADRRPELYK, via the coding sequence ATGAAAGTCGCATGTATTCAAATGGATATTGTCTTTGGAGATGTAGAAAAAAATATTGAGAATGCTAAAAATAAAATAAGTGAAGCAATGAAAGAAAGACCCGATGTTATTGTCTTACCAGAACTGTGGACAACAGGATATGATTTAACTAGGCTTTCTGAAATTGCAGATAGGGATGGATTAGAAACGAAAGAAAAGCTGAAAGAGTGGTCGAAACAATATGGTGTACATATTGTCGGTGGTTCTATAGCGAAGCAAACAGATCAAGGTGTTACAAATACAATGTATGTTGTAACTAATAAAGGTCAGCTAGTCAATGAATATAGTAAAGTGCATTTATTTCAGCTCATGGATGAACATAAATATTTAATCGCTGGGAATAGTACAGGCGAATTTAAGTTAGATGATATAGAGTGCGCTGGTACAATTTGTTATGACATTCGTTTTCCGGAGTGGATGCGTGTTCATACTGCTAAAGGTGCAAAAGTTTTATTTGTTGTAGCAGAATGGCCATTAGTTCGTTTAGCACATTGGCGTTTGCTATTGCAAGCAAGAGCAGTTGAAAATCAATGTTATGTTGTTGCATGTAATAGGGCAGGAAAGGATCCGAATAATGAGTTTGCGGGTCATTCTTTAATTATCGATCCTTGGGGGGAAGTTGTTGTAGAAGCGAATGAAGAAGAATCAATTTTATTTGGAGAGCTTCATTTTGAGAAAATTAAAGAAGTACGCAAAGGAATTCCAGTTTTTGCAGATCGTCGTCCAGAATTATACAAATAA
- a CDS encoding pyridoxal phosphate-dependent aminotransferase, which yields MKLFQPSEIVTSLPTQFFASLVAKVNKVVAAGHDVINLGQGNPDQPTPQHIVKALQDAAEKAIHHKYPPFRGHESLKEAVATFYKREYGVELNPKTEVAILFGGKAGLVELPICFTNPGDTILVPDPGYPDYLSGVALAKAQFETMPLLAENNFLPDYTKIDDTIAERAKLMFLNYPNNPTGATASKDFFDETIHFANEHNILVVHDFAYGAIGFDGQKPVSFLQADGAKDTGIEIYTLSKTFNMAGWRIAFAVGNASVIETINLLQDHMYVSIFGAVQDAAREALLSSQSCVVDLVNSYESRRNALISACHSIGWDVDIPTGSFFAWLPVPEGYTSEQFSDILLEKAHVAVAPGVGFGEHGEGYVRVGLLHTEDRLQEAINRIDKLNFFKKSLTT from the coding sequence ATGAAATTATTTCAACCTTCTGAGATAGTAACATCATTGCCAACACAATTTTTCGCTTCACTTGTTGCAAAAGTTAACAAAGTCGTTGCAGCAGGTCACGATGTTATTAATCTAGGACAAGGTAATCCAGATCAACCAACACCACAGCATATCGTAAAAGCTTTACAAGACGCTGCTGAAAAGGCCATTCATCATAAATACCCGCCATTTCGTGGACATGAAAGTTTAAAAGAAGCTGTGGCAACATTCTATAAACGTGAATACGGCGTAGAATTAAATCCAAAAACAGAAGTTGCTATTTTGTTTGGCGGAAAGGCTGGATTAGTAGAATTACCAATTTGTTTTACAAACCCTGGCGATACCATTCTCGTTCCAGATCCAGGATATCCAGATTATTTATCGGGAGTTGCTTTAGCAAAAGCACAATTTGAAACAATGCCGCTACTTGCAGAAAATAATTTTTTACCGGATTATACGAAAATTGATGACACTATCGCTGAGCGGGCAAAGTTAATGTTTTTAAATTACCCAAACAATCCTACTGGTGCTACTGCATCAAAAGATTTCTTTGATGAAACTATTCATTTTGCTAATGAACATAATATATTAGTCGTTCATGATTTCGCTTACGGTGCGATTGGATTCGATGGTCAAAAACCTGTTAGTTTCTTGCAAGCAGACGGCGCTAAAGATACAGGTATTGAAATTTACACTTTATCGAAAACTTTCAATATGGCTGGATGGCGTATTGCTTTTGCTGTGGGAAATGCAAGTGTCATTGAAACAATTAACTTATTACAAGATCATATGTATGTTAGTATTTTTGGTGCAGTTCAAGATGCTGCCCGTGAAGCACTATTAAGTTCACAGTCTTGCGTCGTAGACCTTGTAAATAGTTACGAATCTCGCAGAAACGCTCTTATTTCAGCTTGTCACTCAATTGGTTGGGATGTAGACATTCCAACAGGATCATTCTTTGCATGGCTTCCTGTACCAGAAGGTTATACATCTGAGCAATTTTCTGATATTTTACTAGAAAAAGCACACGTTGCAGTTGCCCCTGGTGTTGGATTTGGTGAACATGGCGAAGGGTATGTCCGTGTTGGCCTCTTACATACAGAAGATAGATTGCAAGAAGCCATTAATCGAATTGATAAATTAAATTTTTTCAAAAAGTCATTGACAACATGA
- the mtnW gene encoding 2,3-diketo-5-methylthiopentyl-1-phosphate enolase: protein MSGIIATYLIHDDSHNLEKKAEQIALGLTIGSWTHLPHLLQEQLKQHKGNVIHVEELAEQEHTNSYLRKKVKRGIIKIEYPLLNFSPDLPAILTTTFGKLSLDGEVKLIDLTFSDELKKHFPGPKFGIDGIRNLLQVHERPLLMSIFKGMIGRNIGYLKTQLRDQAIGGVDIVKDDEILFENSLTPLTKRIESGKEVLQSVYETYGHKTLYAVNLTGRTFDLKENAKRAVQAGADILLFNVFAYGLDVLQSLAEDNEITVPIMAHPAVSGAYSASKLYGVSSPLLLGKLLRYAGADFSLFPSPYGSVALEKEDALAISKYLTQDDPFFKKSFSVPSAGIHPGFVPFILRDFGKDVVINAGGGIHGHPSGAQGGGKAFRTAIDATLQNTPLHEVDDINLHSALQIWGNPSHGVKL, encoded by the coding sequence ATGAGCGGAATTATAGCGACATATTTAATCCATGATGATTCACATAACTTAGAAAAAAAAGCTGAGCAAATTGCACTCGGTTTAACAATTGGATCTTGGACTCATTTGCCACACTTATTGCAAGAACAATTAAAACAGCATAAAGGCAACGTCATTCATGTTGAGGAATTAGCTGAACAAGAACATACCAATTCGTATTTACGTAAAAAAGTAAAACGCGGGATTATTAAAATTGAATATCCGTTATTAAACTTCAGTCCAGACTTACCAGCAATTTTAACAACTACATTCGGAAAGCTATCACTTGATGGCGAAGTGAAATTAATCGACTTAACTTTTTCAGACGAGCTAAAAAAGCATTTTCCTGGTCCAAAGTTCGGGATAGATGGTATTCGAAACCTACTACAAGTGCATGAGCGTCCTCTTTTAATGAGTATTTTTAAAGGAATGATTGGACGAAATATTGGGTATTTAAAAACGCAATTACGCGATCAAGCAATTGGTGGTGTAGATATTGTAAAAGATGATGAAATTTTATTCGAAAACTCATTAACACCACTTACAAAAAGAATTGAATCTGGGAAAGAAGTTTTACAATCCGTATATGAAACATACGGACATAAAACGTTATATGCCGTAAATTTAACAGGTCGAACTTTCGATTTAAAAGAAAATGCGAAACGCGCAGTGCAAGCCGGGGCTGATATTCTATTATTTAACGTATTTGCTTACGGACTAGATGTACTACAATCACTGGCAGAAGATAATGAAATCACAGTTCCTATTATGGCACACCCTGCTGTAAGTGGTGCTTACTCAGCATCCAAGTTATATGGAGTTTCCTCTCCACTATTACTCGGAAAACTATTACGTTATGCTGGCGCTGACTTTTCATTATTCCCATCTCCATATGGAAGTGTTGCACTAGAAAAAGAGGACGCTCTTGCTATCTCGAAATATTTAACTCAAGACGATCCATTTTTCAAGAAGAGTTTTTCTGTTCCGTCTGCTGGTATTCACCCTGGTTTCGTTCCCTTTATTTTACGAGATTTCGGTAAAGATGTTGTTATTAATGCTGGCGGTGGGATACATGGACATCCGAGTGGGGCGCAGGGCGGCGGTAAAGCTTTCCGTACTGCCATTGATGCTACTTTGCAAAATACACCACTTCATGAAGTAGATGACATAAATTTACATAGTGCACTACAAATATGGGGAAATCCCTCTCATGGGGTGAAATTATGA
- the mtnX gene encoding 2-hydroxy-3-keto-5-methylthiopentenyl-1-phosphate phosphatase codes for MSIQVFCDFDGTITNNDNIMSIMEKFAPPEAEEVKNRILSQELSIQEGVSQLFQLIPTSLHDDMIQFLIETAEIRSGFHEFIQFVNENNISFYVISGGMDFFVYPLLQGIIPKEQIYCNETDFSSEFITVKWPHPCDHHCQNHCGLCKSSLIRKLSDTNDFHIVIGDSITDLQAAKQADKVFARDFLITKCEENHIAYIPFETFHDVQTELKHLLEVKS; via the coding sequence ATGAGTATTCAAGTATTTTGTGATTTCGATGGCACGATTACAAATAATGATAACATTATGTCCATTATGGAAAAATTCGCACCACCAGAAGCCGAAGAAGTAAAGAATAGAATTTTATCACAAGAGCTGTCTATTCAAGAAGGTGTTTCTCAATTATTTCAATTAATACCTACTAGTCTACACGATGATATGATTCAATTTTTAATAGAAACTGCTGAAATCCGTAGTGGTTTTCATGAATTTATACAATTTGTAAATGAAAATAACATTTCTTTTTACGTTATATCAGGTGGAATGGATTTCTTCGTCTATCCACTCTTACAAGGAATCATTCCAAAAGAGCAAATTTACTGTAATGAAACAGACTTTTCAAGTGAATTCATTACAGTTAAGTGGCCTCATCCTTGTGATCATCATTGTCAAAATCATTGCGGATTATGCAAATCATCTTTAATCCGTAAATTAAGTGATACGAATGACTTCCATATTGTGATTGGAGATTCAATTACTGATTTACAAGCTGCAAAACAAGCAGATAAAGTATTTGCCCGCGACTTCCTTATTACAAAGTGTGAAGAAAATCATATTGCTTATATACCGTTTGAAACATTTCATGATGTTCAAACTGAATTAAAACATTTGTTGGAGGTGAAATCATGA
- a CDS encoding methylthioribulose 1-phosphate dehydratase: MKQLFRQWYDLSEIKKELTTRNWFPATSGNISIKVSHEPLTFLITASGKDKTKTTPDDFLLVDHLGVPVLETELRPSAETILHTHIYNNTNAGCVLHVHTTDNNVITNLYSDAVTLQNQEIIKALDIWEEGATINIPIIENDAHIPTLGENFRKHIQGDSGAVLIRNHGITVWGRDSFDAKKRLEAYEFLFQFHIKLLSIQGGVSNGANSYS, from the coding sequence ATGAAACAACTTTTTCGTCAATGGTATGACTTAAGCGAGATAAAAAAAGAATTAACAACACGAAATTGGTTTCCAGCAACGAGTGGTAATATTTCTATAAAGGTTAGTCATGAGCCACTCACTTTTCTTATTACAGCAAGTGGTAAAGATAAAACAAAAACTACTCCTGATGATTTTCTATTAGTAGATCATCTAGGGGTTCCCGTATTAGAGACTGAATTACGCCCTTCAGCAGAAACAATATTGCATACACATATTTATAACAATACGAATGCCGGGTGTGTACTTCATGTTCATACAACTGATAATAATGTCATCACAAATTTATATAGTGATGCAGTCACCCTTCAAAATCAAGAAATTATTAAAGCTCTCGATATTTGGGAAGAAGGTGCAACAATTAACATTCCTATTATCGAAAACGATGCTCATATCCCAACGCTTGGAGAAAACTTCCGAAAGCATATACAAGGAGATTCGGGAGCAGTATTAATCCGTAACCATGGTATTACCGTATGGGGCCGAGATAGCTTTGATGCAAAGAAAAGATTAGAAGCTTATGAGTTTTTATTCCAATTTCATATAAAACTATTATCAATTCAAGGAGGCGTTTCTAATGGCGCAAATTCGTATTCATGA
- a CDS encoding 1,2-dihydroxy-3-keto-5-methylthiopentene dioxygenase, with translation MAQIRIHEGNTRIENEVEVSKFLQEEGVLYEKWNIFKLPTHLNKNYSLTDENKAEILAVFSKEIADVSARRGYKAHDVISLSNSTPNLDELLINFQKEHHHTDDEVRFIVSGHGIFAIEGKDGRFFDVELEPGDLISVPENARHYFTLQDDRQVVAIRIFVTTEGWVPIY, from the coding sequence ATGGCGCAAATTCGTATTCATGAAGGAAATACTCGTATCGAAAATGAAGTGGAAGTATCTAAATTTCTACAAGAGGAAGGCGTTTTATATGAGAAATGGAACATTTTTAAGCTTCCTACTCATTTAAATAAAAATTATTCGTTAACAGATGAAAACAAGGCTGAAATATTAGCTGTGTTTTCAAAAGAAATTGCTGATGTTTCAGCGCGCCGAGGTTATAAAGCACACGATGTAATTTCACTTTCAAATAGCACACCTAACCTTGACGAATTATTAATTAATTTCCAAAAAGAACACCATCATACCGACGATGAAGTTCGCTTTATTGTCAGCGGTCATGGCATCTTCGCTATTGAAGGAAAAGATGGTCGATTCTTTGACGTTGAACTTGAGCCTGGTGATCTTATATCTGTACCTGAAAATGCAAGACATTATTTTACCTTACAAGATGATCGCCAAGTTGTAGCTATTCGTATTTTTGTTACAACAGAAGGTTGGGTTCCAATTTATTAA
- a CDS encoding DUF3909 family protein: MDLQKFDEIIDAVQQSTCVQINDKQKEAFKQKYDFEPSFEYGRDEKGHYVIRTSKKMLEEMEFYLALKYDRDGIALYMHAEIEGTCHVSVSYNEDALHLQELFQFLEENK, encoded by the coding sequence ATGGATCTCCAAAAATTTGACGAGATAATTGATGCTGTGCAGCAATCAACTTGTGTACAGATTAATGATAAGCAAAAAGAAGCTTTTAAACAAAAATACGATTTTGAGCCAAGTTTCGAATATGGACGAGATGAGAAAGGGCATTATGTTATCCGAACTTCAAAAAAGATGTTAGAGGAAATGGAGTTTTATTTGGCATTGAAATATGATCGAGATGGAATTGCCCTTTATATGCATGCTGAGATTGAAGGGACATGTCACGTATCCGTTAGCTATAATGAAGATGCACTTCATTTGCAAGAATTGTTTCAATTTCTAGAAGAAAATAAATAA
- a CDS encoding NAD(P)-dependent oxidoreductase, with protein MERKTLSIGFIGIGVMGKSMVHHLMQGGHKVYVYNRTKAKTDFLVQDGANWCDTPKELVKQVDVVMTMVGYPHDVEEVYFGSEGIIENANEGTIAIDFTTSTPTLAKRINEVGKRKNVFTLDAPVSGGDVGAKEARLAIMVGGEKDIYDRCLPLFEKLGTNIQLQGPAGSGQHTKMCNQIAIASNMIGVCEAVAYAKKAGLNADKVLESISTGAAGSWSLSNLAPRMLKGDFEPGFYVKHFMKDMKIALDEADKLQLPVPGLTLAKELYEELIADGEENSGTQVLYKKYIKG; from the coding sequence ATGGAACGTAAAACTTTATCAATAGGTTTCATCGGTATTGGTGTAATGGGAAAAAGTATGGTACATCATTTAATGCAAGGCGGTCATAAAGTATATGTATATAATAGAACGAAAGCGAAGACAGATTTTTTAGTACAAGATGGTGCAAATTGGTGTGATACACCGAAAGAGTTAGTGAAGCAAGTAGATGTTGTAATGACTATGGTTGGATATCCACATGATGTTGAAGAAGTCTACTTTGGAAGTGAAGGCATTATAGAGAATGCAAATGAAGGCACGATAGCCATTGATTTTACGACATCTACACCAACATTGGCAAAACGTATAAATGAAGTTGGTAAAAGAAAGAATGTATTTACGTTAGATGCCCCTGTATCTGGAGGAGATGTTGGTGCTAAAGAAGCAAGGCTTGCAATTATGGTCGGTGGAGAGAAAGACATATATGATAGATGTTTACCGTTATTTGAAAAACTAGGAACAAATATTCAGTTACAAGGACCAGCTGGGAGTGGACAACATACGAAAATGTGCAATCAAATTGCAATTGCTTCTAACATGATAGGTGTATGTGAAGCGGTGGCATATGCGAAAAAGGCCGGGCTTAATGCAGATAAAGTATTAGAGAGTATTTCGACAGGCGCAGCAGGCAGCTGGTCATTAAGTAATTTAGCTCCTCGAATGTTAAAGGGAGATTTTGAACCTGGTTTTTATGTGAAGCATTTTATGAAAGATATGAAGATTGCTTTAGATGAAGCTGACAAATTACAATTACCAGTACCTGGTTTAACTTTGGCGAAGGAATTGTATGAGGAACTAATCGCAGATGGAGAAGAGAATAGCGGAACACAAGTATTATACAAAAAATACATAAAGGGGTAA
- a CDS encoding serine hydrolase domain-containing protein, which yields MKKKIMIMASLSAVVCGGVYYFLYSPDLKEQVVLTTKVTPAIESEVQDNIEEVQKIDYASISQKLDQYLVGKQFNGTVLVTDKEHVILNKGYGYADVQNKIENTPQTKYRIGSITKTVVATSVLQLQEQGKLNIQDNVNKYIPSFPADKNITLYHLLTHTSGLPENGKGKVNVASRINLINWIGSQKLDFPPGTGWKYTDYNYMVLAYIIENITKKPLGDYIKENIFTKAEMHESGMGNMVPGDKNFTKGYVKKDQELVPAQKLGMDWLYGSGEMYTTVGDMKKLDEAIINGKLLSEQSIQAMFTPSAERKYAFSFYIYPDYFHNHGVLSGWNTFNNFNKEKGTFVILFSNVKNSMDDDFNKEFRKMVNDLLEQRG from the coding sequence ATGAAAAAAAAAATAATGATTATGGCTTCATTGTCTGCTGTAGTTTGCGGCGGAGTATACTATTTTCTCTATAGTCCCGATCTAAAGGAACAAGTAGTATTAACAACAAAGGTAACTCCCGCTATTGAGTCAGAGGTACAGGATAATATAGAAGAAGTACAAAAAATCGATTATGCTAGTATATCTCAAAAGTTAGATCAATATTTAGTAGGAAAGCAATTTAATGGGACAGTTTTGGTGACAGATAAAGAGCATGTTATATTGAATAAAGGATATGGATATGCTGATGTTCAAAATAAAATAGAAAATACGCCTCAAACAAAATATCGTATCGGTTCTATTACGAAAACAGTTGTTGCTACATCTGTTTTACAGCTACAAGAACAAGGGAAGTTAAATATCCAAGATAATGTAAATAAATACATTCCTTCATTTCCAGCAGATAAAAACATTACGTTATATCACTTGTTAACGCATACATCTGGTTTACCGGAAAATGGGAAAGGAAAGGTTAATGTAGCTTCACGTATCAATTTAATAAATTGGATTGGAAGTCAAAAGTTGGATTTTCCACCAGGAACAGGTTGGAAGTATACGGATTATAATTATATGGTACTTGCTTATATTATAGAAAACATAACGAAAAAGCCTTTAGGAGATTATATAAAAGAAAATATATTTACAAAGGCAGAGATGCATGAATCAGGTATGGGAAATATGGTGCCTGGAGATAAAAACTTCACGAAGGGTTATGTGAAGAAAGATCAAGAACTTGTACCAGCGCAAAAATTAGGGATGGACTGGTTATATGGCTCTGGTGAGATGTATACGACAGTAGGAGATATGAAGAAATTAGATGAAGCGATTATAAATGGAAAGCTTCTTTCTGAACAAAGTATACAAGCGATGTTTACACCTTCAGCAGAACGGAAGTATGCATTTAGTTTTTATATATATCCGGACTATTTTCATAATCATGGTGTATTATCTGGTTGGAACACTTTCAATAATTTTAATAAAGAAAAAGGGACTTTTGTTATTTTATTTTCAAATGTGAAAAATAGTATGGATGATGATTTTAATAAAGAGTTCCGAAAGATGGTAAATGATTTATTAGAACAAAGGGGATGA